The Desmonostoc muscorum LEGE 12446 genome includes a region encoding these proteins:
- a CDS encoding SDR family oxidoreductase, translated as MDLQLRGKVALVTAASKGLGKATARQFAREGAKVAICARSESIDKAAAEITSETDTEVLSLRADVTNQQDIERVINATVEKFGGLDILVTNAGGPPAGTFDDIDLATWETSLNLTLLSVVRLVKYALPHLRQSTTPAILTITSTSTKQPVQNLVLSNSIRLAVIGLTKTLSQELGSDQIRVNSILPGWTYTERVEELINAQMTKSGETKEAEIAKINGKIPLGRMGTPEEFANVAVFLSSPAASFVNGVMLQVDGGIIQGTF; from the coding sequence ATGGATTTGCAACTCCGTGGCAAAGTCGCCTTAGTAACAGCTGCTAGTAAAGGTTTGGGCAAAGCTACAGCAAGGCAATTTGCCCGTGAGGGTGCAAAAGTTGCCATCTGCGCCCGCAGTGAGTCAATTGACAAAGCTGCTGCGGAAATTACCAGTGAAACAGATACAGAAGTGCTATCTCTGCGTGCAGATGTTACCAATCAACAAGATATTGAACGGGTAATTAATGCCACAGTGGAGAAGTTTGGCGGGTTGGATATCCTTGTTACCAACGCCGGAGGACCACCCGCTGGCACTTTTGATGATATTGATTTGGCAACTTGGGAAACTTCGCTTAACTTGACTTTGCTGAGTGTAGTCCGTTTGGTGAAGTACGCCTTACCTCACTTGCGCCAATCTACCACACCAGCGATTCTAACCATCACTTCAACCTCAACCAAACAACCAGTCCAAAACCTTGTATTGTCTAATTCCATTCGATTAGCGGTGATTGGTTTAACTAAAACTCTTAGTCAAGAATTGGGTAGCGATCAAATTCGCGTTAATAGCATTTTACCGGGTTGGACATATACAGAACGAGTAGAAGAATTAATCAACGCACAGATGACTAAAAGTGGCGAAACAAAAGAAGCAGAAATTGCCAAAATCAATGGGAAAATTCCTTTAGGTCGCATGGGGACACCAGAAGAGTTTGCCAATGTTGCGGTATTTTTGAGTTCGCCAGCAGCCTCATTTGTGAATGGAGTCATGTTGCAAGTAGATGGCGGAATTATTCAAGGAACATTTTGA
- a CDS encoding sulfonate ABC transporter substrate-binding protein: MVNQIFRRLIAKWMSLIKIRNSFNNQNKLFSSLPIAGAFVSSLCLSLLFAACSSTSTVNSPNPSATSVANSASSKATLVRFGYQKSNILLKNKGVLEKRLSPDGISVEWIEFPAGPQLLEAMNVGSIDFGHVGESPPIFAQAAGASLTYVAGIASSPAGSAILVPQNSAIQKVSDLKGKKIAFQKGSSAHLLLVQALEKAGVKYSEIEPKYLPPADARAAFVKGSIDAWVIWDPFYAAAQEATKARVLIDGTGINKQGGYYLTTRKFVTENPQVVKAVLEEIQQLEEWAKQHREEVAQTLSSVLGIDIETMRKATNRRTFGIVPINDDLINLQQQVADTYYQLKLIPKQVNVRDGVLTKEQYAAFSPKI; this comes from the coding sequence ATGGTTAACCAAATCTTTCGCCGCTTAATCGCCAAGTGGATGTCCTTGATCAAAATCAGGAATTCATTTAACAACCAAAATAAATTATTCTCTTCTTTACCAATAGCGGGGGCTTTTGTTAGCAGTCTTTGTTTGAGCTTGCTATTTGCTGCTTGTTCATCAACATCGACTGTTAATTCTCCGAATCCTAGTGCTACATCTGTGGCGAATTCTGCTTCTAGCAAAGCAACATTAGTGCGATTTGGGTATCAAAAATCGAATATTTTATTGAAAAATAAAGGTGTTTTAGAAAAGCGTTTGTCACCAGACGGTATATCTGTAGAATGGATTGAATTTCCTGCTGGGCCACAATTGCTTGAAGCTATGAATGTGGGTAGTATTGACTTTGGACATGTCGGAGAATCACCGCCGATATTTGCCCAAGCAGCAGGAGCATCATTAACTTATGTCGCTGGTATTGCTTCTAGTCCTGCGGGTTCAGCAATTCTTGTTCCCCAGAATTCTGCAATTCAAAAAGTGAGTGACCTGAAAGGTAAAAAAATTGCTTTTCAAAAAGGGTCTAGCGCCCATTTGTTGTTAGTCCAAGCTTTAGAAAAAGCTGGAGTGAAATATAGTGAAATTGAGCCTAAATATTTGCCGCCAGCTGATGCTCGTGCTGCATTTGTTAAGGGTAGCATAGATGCTTGGGTAATTTGGGACCCGTTCTATGCAGCTGCTCAAGAAGCAACTAAAGCTAGAGTCCTGATTGACGGAACGGGAATTAATAAGCAGGGGGGATATTATTTAACAACCCGGAAATTTGTAACTGAAAATCCTCAAGTTGTCAAGGCAGTACTGGAGGAAATTCAACAGCTAGAAGAATGGGCGAAACAGCACCGAGAAGAAGTAGCACAAACTCTATCATCTGTGTTAGGAATTGACATAGAAACTATGAGAAAAGCTACTAATAGGCGGACATTTGGGATTGTACCAATTAATGATGATCTGATAAATTTACAACAACAAGTAGCTGATACATATTATCAGTTAAAGTTGATTCCTAAACAGGTGAATGTCAGAGATGGAGTGTTAACAAAAGAACAATATGCTGCATTTTCACCAAAAATCTAG
- a CDS encoding NADPH-dependent oxidoreductase — protein sequence MTNPTELLRSRYGEIPFNPEIEWNDSLTSLLSHRSIRAYLSDPLPAGTLELLVAAAQSASTSSNLQTWSVVAVESQERKDELSKLAGNQAHIRQAPLFLVWLADLARLTYVADSRGISHDGLEYLEMFVMATVDATLAAQNATVAAESLGLGTVYIGGIRNHPEEVAAILNLPSSVYAVFGLCVGYPNPEVNAAIKPRLPQSAVLHRETYKLAEQDEAIAHYNNIIKEFYTEQQMNVAGDWSEHSSGRIATVESLRGRDRLRQVLNNLGFKLL from the coding sequence ATGACTAATCCTACAGAATTACTGCGATCGCGTTACGGTGAAATTCCCTTCAATCCCGAAATTGAATGGAATGATTCTCTGACATCACTACTATCTCACCGTTCGATTCGTGCTTATCTATCCGATCCTTTACCAGCCGGAACTCTGGAGTTGCTAGTTGCAGCCGCCCAATCTGCATCTACTTCCTCGAATTTACAAACCTGGAGTGTGGTAGCAGTCGAAAGTCAAGAACGCAAAGATGAGTTATCCAAGCTAGCGGGAAATCAAGCACACATCCGACAAGCACCTTTATTTTTGGTGTGGTTAGCAGATTTAGCACGTCTGACTTACGTTGCTGACAGTCGCGGTATATCTCATGATGGTTTGGAATATTTGGAAATGTTTGTTATGGCAACGGTTGATGCCACATTGGCAGCCCAAAATGCCACAGTAGCAGCTGAGTCCCTGGGTTTGGGAACAGTATATATCGGTGGAATCCGCAACCACCCAGAAGAGGTAGCAGCAATCTTGAATTTGCCCTCCTCTGTGTATGCTGTATTTGGCTTGTGTGTAGGCTATCCGAATCCGGAAGTGAATGCTGCAATTAAGCCACGATTACCACAATCAGCTGTGCTGCACCGGGAAACTTATAAATTGGCAGAACAAGATGAAGCGATCGCTCATTACAATAACATTATCAAAGAGTTCTATACTGAACAACAGATGAATGTTGCTGGTGATTGGTCAGAACACTCATCCGGGCGGATTGCAACTGTCGAGTCATTGAGAGGACGCGATCGCTTGCGGCAAGTTCTGAATAACCTGGGCTTCAAGTTACTGTAA
- a CDS encoding GNAT family N-acetyltransferase, which produces MYLEVLSASIDEKPLIQRMMELYQYDFSEFEDQDLNDHGYFGYPYLDYYWIEGDRYPFIVRVGKKLAGFVLVNQFTYIPDSQYSIAEFFILRKYRQQGIGKLVASQVFDRFCGKWEIYQITTNTVAQKFWRSVIAEYTTGKFTEMVINDRDRQGIIQYFDNTSKCSLNNSAIYLQHDSIHK; this is translated from the coding sequence ATGTATCTAGAGGTGTTATCTGCTTCAATCGATGAGAAACCACTCATCCAACGGATGATGGAGCTTTATCAGTATGACTTTTCAGAGTTTGAAGATCAAGACCTCAATGATCATGGTTACTTTGGATACCCTTATCTTGATTATTACTGGATTGAAGGCGATCGCTACCCGTTCATTGTGCGAGTAGGCAAAAAGCTTGCTGGATTTGTTTTAGTGAATCAGTTCACATACATTCCAGACAGTCAATATTCTATTGCAGAGTTTTTTATCTTACGGAAATATAGGCAACAAGGAATTGGTAAATTGGTTGCTTCTCAAGTCTTCGACCGATTTTGTGGCAAGTGGGAGATTTATCAAATTACCACAAATACAGTCGCTCAAAAATTTTGGCGCAGTGTGATTGCAGAGTACACAACAGGGAAATTTACAGAAATGGTAATCAACGATCGCGATCGCCAAGGAATAATTCAATATTTCGACAACACGTCAAAATGTTCCTTGAATAATTCCGCCATCTACTTGCAACATGACTCCATTCACAAATGA